The DNA region CATCGAGGGAATCGGCTGTCCAGCCTGGAACCTACCCAGAACTGTCCCGCGCTCTACCCTTATCCCCTCCGGATGAGGATGCCGCCTCGCCGATCCGCTTAGAATTTCAATCCTTAAAGTTACAGGAGCGGTTTTTGCATCGCCTAAACCAGTTAGCAGAGGATGCCGCTCTTACAGCTTCGCTCAAACGATCCTTGGCCCATGCCTCTACAGGCAGCACTGTGGTGCTGGAGGAAAGCCGAGTCGCAGCTTCGTCTCCTGTGTTCCTGGAAACTGGGGCAATGGCAAAAGAAATTGTGGTGGAAGATGATTTGTCCTGGCGAGATGAAGTTCCTCGATCGCCTCGTCGCCGCCTAAACCTCAACTCTGAGGTACCTCAGAACCAATGGCTGGTCTTGCCGGAAGACACCCCAGTACCAACTCCCGTGGTGGAAATTTTGACCGACAAAATTATCGCAGATTCCCCCATTCACCTGCGGGTCAAACTGCCCGATATTGCGCCCCGGATTGCCGTCAAGTTATGGGTGAGCGATCGCCAGACCCGCACCCTGTTGGATGGCCCTCGCTGGCTGATGGACTTTTCTCCCAATGGCTTTGATCAGCTAGAAACCAGTCTGGAAATTATCGCTCCTCAGGGTACTTTGGATATTCGGATCGAAGCGATTTCAGTGGAAATGCAGACCCAACGCGAGAGCCAGAAGATGGCGTTAGAGCGATCGGTCACTCCATCTGGCCTGCCTGACCTGTGGGACGATGACCTGGGATTTTAAGCAGTAGAGACGTTCCGCCGGAACGTCTCTACAAAATCAATTTGATATTGATACAGACACAGAGGCCAATTCAATTCTCAGAAGCCTAAAGTTAGCCAGGAGTTGAGGGAACCTCCGTGGGAGCATGAGCCATCTTGCCATTTTTGGCATTGGTATGACCATTGCCATTCCGGGGTTGGATCACGCCATAGCCCCCGTGGTTCCGTTCATACACAACGTTGATTTCCCCGGTTTCAGCATTGCGGAACACATAGAAGTCATGATCGACCAATTCCAGATGTTCCAGGGCTTCCTGCACTGACATTGGGGGCATGGCAAAGTACTTGGTGCGAACAACCTGAGCCGGTAACTCTGGGGCGCGATCTTGCAACAGATCCGTAACAACAGGTTGATCACTAAGAGCTTCAGCCGTTTTTGTGGGAGCGTGTTTAGCAGCCCGTTTTTCCTTGTACTTGCGCAGTTGGCGAGAAATCTTATCTGCAACTAGATCAATACTGGCGTATAGGTTCTCGCTACCTTCCTCGGCTCGAACAACAGCACCATTTAAATACATCGTCACTTCGGCAATTTGTCGGGAGTTCACGCGGGGGTTCCGGGCGACGGACAGATGCACATCAACTTCTGTAATCAGGTTTTGAAAGTGGCTCACCGCCTTCTCAATTTTTTGATTGACATATTCACGAATTGCATCGGTAATTTCAATATTTTTGCCCTGAATTACAAGCTTCATGGAGCTTCCTCCCCTAAAAACGGGTTTAACTTTACCCTCATCGGGTCTTAACTTCACCCTAGCACTTTGTATTGTGACAAACAGACCCCTTTAAAATGTTTTGCATGGCTTGATAATTCTTGATTTGAGAAAGGGCAAATTCAGCCAAATTTCCGTCTGATCCCCCTTGATTCTTCGGGCGTTTTGCAGGATCTTAGATAGTTGGGGCTAAACTTACTCTAGAAAAATTGATGATTCAGCAATTGCTCATTCTTTTTCGCTGCATATTCTTGAAATGAGTGATTTTGCCAATTTGTCTGCGAAAGATTTTAATCCTTTCTTAAGCTTTTCAGGGCATCGTTGTTGCCAGGTATTCCACTTTGGAGTCGTCCCTTATCAAGAAGCGTTAGCATGGCAGCGATCGCGCGTCGCAAAATGCAAACTCGATCCCGCATTAGAAGATACGTTGTTGTTATTGGAACACCCGCCGGTCTACACCTTGGGCCAGGGTTCCGATACTCGGTTTCTCAAGTTTGATCCAGCGTGCTCGCCAGTAGAAGTCGTGCGAATTGAGCGGGGTGGCGAAGTCACTTACCATTGTCCCGGTCAACTGGTGGGCTATCCCATCTTAAACCTGGCCTACTATCAGAAAGACCTGCACTGGTATCTGCGCCAGCTAGAGGAAGTGATCATTCGCGTTTTGGCAGAGTATCACCTGCAGGGATCTCGCATTCCAGGCTTAACCGGAGTCTGGGTAGAGGGGTATAAGGTGGCTGCGATCGGCATTAAGGTCAGCCGTTGGATTACCATGCACGGATTCGCTCTCAATGTCTGCCCGGACTTGAGTGGCTTTCAAGCGATCGTGCCCTGCGGGATTAGCGATCGCCCCGTTGGTAGCCTGGAACAGTTTGTTCCGGGAATTCAGATGAGCCAGGTGCGGCAACAGGTGGCGATCGCGTTTGCAGATGTATTTCAGGTGCAGTTGATTGAAGCGTAAAACAGAAGAGGCGCAATTAATCACGTCTGTACACAGTTTTGAAGGGCAATTATGGAAAATAATAATAGAATTAATTTGAGTAGTACCTATGTACGATAGAATTGCTCTAGACAAGGCGCTGTAGGTAGATCTTCTAGCTTCACCGCTAGGCGAATTCAGTTAGTCTTCCGTCTTGGGTAGTAATTCCAATACATAGTCTACAAAGGCTTGGTGATCCACCACGGGTTTGGAGATGTAGCCATCTGCGCCGCTCTGCTTCAGGAAGTTCTCGCGATCGCCTTCCATCGCGTGGGCCGTGACCAGAATAATAGGCAAATCAGCGGTATTCGGGTCACTTTTCAAGATCTGCGTGATCTTAATGCCATCCACAGACTTGCCCTGGTACATACTGCGGGAGAGGGAAACATCCATCAAAATAATGTCCGCTCCCCGTTCCTGAGCAATCTGCATCACTTCATCTACGTTTTCTGTATGTTGAACCGCCAATCCACCCCGTTTTGTCAATATCTTGGAAAATACCCGTGCATTAATCAGATCATCTTCCACAATCAGTACTGTCTTCATAAACCATTCCTGCAATCAACGTGGTGTAGTCCTAATTTAACCCTACAGATAAACCAGTGCAAAAGTGGTGTTATAGCGATGAAATGCCCATAATGACAGCGGTGAAGATGCGATAGTAGGTGAAAATTGCCAGTATGGTAGAAGTCGTCCGTTTGCGATCGAATTGCGCTCTGAGGAACTCAGCAGGTAAAAAGGCTCATGGCTAAACAGTTAAATGTACTCTCTGGGGGACAAGTAATCACCACGGCACTGCATACCGAAATGCAGCAGTCCTACCTTGAATATGCCATGAGCGTGATTGTAGGGCGTGCCCTGCCTGATGTTCGAGATGGCCTGAAACCCGTACATCGGCGGATTTTGTATGCGATGCATGAGTTGGGCTTGACTCCCGATCGCCCCTACCGCAAATGTGCCCGTGTGGTTGGGGATGTCCTCGGTAAATACCACCCCCACGGCGATCAGGCAGTTTATGATGCCCTGGTGCGTATGGTGCAGGACTTTTCCAGTCGCTATCCGCTGCTGGCCGGACACGGCAATTTCGGCTCTGTCGATGATGACCCGCCAGCCGCCATGCGCTATACCGAGACGCGGTTAGCCCCCATTGGGAATGAAGCTCTGTTGAATGAAATTGGGGAAGCCACCGTCGATTTCATCGGCAACTTTGACAACTCACAGCAAGAACCAACTGTTCTGCCGTCCCAGTTGCCCATTCTGCTGCTGAATGGCAGTTCTGGGATTGCCGTTGGGATGGCCACCAACATCCCTCCCCACAATCTGGGAGAAGTGGTGGATGGCCTGATGGCGCTGATCGATCACCCCAACCTGTCTGACGAAAAGTTGCTGGAGTTGATTCCTGGCCCCGATTTTCCCACAGGTGGCGAAATTGTTGATACTCGTGGCATCTGGGATGCTTACACCACAGGCCGGGGTAGTATTCCCGTGCGAGGAATTGCCCAAATTGAAGAAATTCAGGTCGGTCGGGGGAAGCATCGACGCACAGCGATCGTCATCACAGAACTGCCTTTCCAGGTGAATAAAGCAGGCTGGATTGAGAAAGTGGCTGAACTGGTGTCTCAAGGAAAACTGGATGGTATTTCCGATATTCGCGATGAGAGCGATCGGGATGGCATTCGTGTGGTGATTGAACTAAAGCGAGAAGCCAATCCTCATAAGCTGCTCAATCTGCTGTACAAGCAAACCGCCCTGCAAACCAACTTCGGGGTGATCATGCTGGCTCTGGATAACGGTCAACCGCGCCAGATGCCCCTCCGGGAACTGATGCAGCGGTTTCTGGATTTTCGCGAAGAAACCCTTACCCGTCGCTACCAGCATGAACTGAATCAGGCTGAGAATCGCCGTCATATTGTCGAAGGCTTGCTGATTGCCCTGGAAAATCTAGACGATATTATTGATATCCTGCGGAATGCTCCCGATGGCAGTACCGCCAAAGCCGAGTTTCAGGCCGAATTTGACCTCAGCGATCGCCAAGCCGATGCCATTCTTGCTATGCCCATGCGTCGCCTGACGGGCATTGAACAGGAAAATCTGCAAAATGAATTTGATGAATTGACCGATCGCATAGCCGACCTGGAACGGCTGCTGGGCGATCGACGGGAACTGTTGAAGTCGCTGAAAAAGGATCTGCGATCGCTCAAGAAAAAGTATGCCGACGATCGACGCACCCGCATTACTCCCAGCCCTGATCCATCCTCTGCCCTCCCGGAAGAAGGCAATGCTAAAAAGCAGCAGGCTGAGGAATCCAGTACCCAGGCCAGCTTTTTTGAAGAGGAAATTGAAGACGAAGAAACTGTGCTGGAACTGACCCAGCGGGGCTATGTACGTCGGATTTCTATAAAATCCTTTCAGCGGCAAAATCGCAATCGCAATGAAGACGGCCCAGTCACGTTGACCGAAGGCGATGATCTGGTGCTGCAAACTCAGATCACCAGTACCGCCAAAGAAATGATTGTTCTGACTCGCAGTGGCAAAGCTTATTCCGTGCGTGTGGGAGACATTCCTCAGACCTCTGGACGCGCCAAAGGAACGCCACTGGTCACGCTCCTGCCTCCTGCCGCGCAAAGCGATCCAACCGGAATCGTCGGCCATTTCATGCTGCCAGATCACCCCCAGGATAAGAACTTGCTGATTCTGACTCAACAGGGACGAGTCAAACGCCTGCCCGTCGAAGATTTCAAAGGCTTAACTGGCAGGGGATTAACCGCACTCAAGTTGAAAGATGACGACCAGATCGTGTCCATCAGCCTGACGGAGCCAGATCAGCAACTGATCGTGGCAACCTCTGGTGGACGGCTGCTGCGGGTTGAAATTAACGATGACCAATTACCGATTCAAAGCCGCACCTCCCAGGGGCAACTGGTGATGCGGTTAGGGAAACGGGAAAAACTGATTGGTTGTGTGACCGCATCCCTGGGCAGTGTGCTGCTGATGGTGACTGAGAAAGGCTATGCTAAGCGAACTCCCGTGGCCACCTTGCGCCAGTCTCACCCAGGCGAGTTGGGCGCTCAAGGTATTCAATTTGCCAGCAAAACCGATGCTCTGGTCGGCTTACTGGGACTGCGACCCGATCTGGAGGTGATCTTTCTCAGTACTCAGAATCGGATTCTCCGTCCTGATCTAACAGCAATACCGATGGGGGGACGAGACAGCACGGGCGATCGCATTGTGAAACTGGAGCGGGATGAAAAGATTGTCGCCGTATCTGCCCTACAGCAAATTTTGCCCGGAACTTCTGAGTCAGCAAATTAGCCATCTGACTATACAGGTGGGATATAGAGAGCGATCGCAATTGATCAGTGTGATAGAGTGATCGCTACTTTTATCTGCTCCGGATTATGAGTAACGGACAGCCTGATCCAAGCACCCAGCCATTGCTAAGCACGCTCCTGCAAGCCAACGCAGAATCGCTTTAGTTAAATCGCCAGAACAGTCAGGTGTTGGGCAATTTGACTCAAGAAGTCGCTAATTTAACTGTACAAGTCGGGCATCTAACGGAAGGTTTAACAGAGATTAGATACCTGGTTCAAGAACAATCAGAAACGGCAAAGCGGCAAGCAGAAACAGCGGAACGCCAAGAGCGAAACATTGAACGCCTGGTAGGAATTGTCGATCGCCTGATTCAAGACCGCCGCTGAACCGAGTTCAATTTAAATTGTTCCTTTCTCACTCCAACTCGACCATTCCAGGGAGTCTGGTAGTAAGCTAGTCAGTTGATGAATTGATCAACTCCAGGCAGTCACCGTGGCACAGGTCGTTCTTGAAAATATCTATAAAAGCTTTCAGAAAGGTACAGGGAGCCGGGAACCGGGAACAGAGAGCGCTCCCCACCCAACCGCCGTTCTGCGCAACATCAACCTGACAATTCAGGATGGGGAATTCATGGTACTGGTGGGGCCATCCGGCTGCGGCAAAAGCACCCTCCTGCGATTAATTGCAGGGTTGGAAGAGATTACCGGCGGCAATATTTATGTCGGCGATCGCCGGATCAACGAACTACCCCCCAAAGCCCGCGACATTGCTATGGTGTTCCAGAATTATGCCCTGTATCCTCACATGACGGTGTATGACAACCTGGCCTTTGGGCTACGGCGGACAGCAGGAGGGAGTGGGGAGTCGGGAGCCGGGAGTAGAGGAGATGAGGGAGATAGGGGGGGGCAATGCAAAACTCAACACTCAACACTCAAAACTCAAAACTCCCTTCCCCTTTGGGCCGAAAACTTGTTGATTGAAACGACTCGTAAACTGCCGAAAGGATTGCAATATCAATCGGAGCGCGAGAAAGGCATTGATCAACGGGTGCGAAACATTGCCCAAATCTTGCAAATTGAACCGTTGCTGAATCGGCTACCTAAACAACTCTCTGGTGGACAAAAACAGCGGGTCGCGCTGGGACGAGCAATGGCTCGCGATCCGCAGGTGTTCTTAATGGATGAGCCACTGTCGAACCTGGATGCTAAGTTGCGGGCAGAAACTCGATCGCAAATTGTGAAACTGCAACGTCGTCTGGGAACCACCACCATTTACGTCACCCACGATCAGACAGAAGCCATGACCATGGGCGATCGCATTGCCGTGATGAATGCAGGGCAAATTCAGCAAATTGCCTCTCCTCTAGAACTCTATAACCGTCCGGCGAACCGCTTTGTCGCCGAATTCATTGGCTCCCCGCCGATGAACTTTCTCCCCGTGCAGTTCAAAGCGCCACTGCTGATTACCCATGATCCCTTCCGGTTAACCCTGCCTCCGGCCTGGGAACCTGCCTTAAGTCGGTATGATGGCCGTACTCTGATGCTGGGGATTCGACCCGAACATCTCAGTGTTGGGGTTCCCGCTCCTAAAAATCTGCACGTCCAGGTAGAACTGGTGGAAGCGTTGGGCAGTGAAACCTACCTTGCTGTCCGCTTACTGGATACAGGTACCCGTCAACCCATCTTCCTGCAAGCCAGAATTGAACCGGATCATCAGGTTCAGGTGGGAGCCGATCTCTGGTTAACGATCGCCCCCGATAAACTGCACTTGTTCGATCCAGCAACAGACCTCGCGATCGCCTGTCCCGTATGAACCTTCCTTCTTTTCTCTGGCTCTGGCGCATTGCCGCCTGGTCAATGGGCTTATCCTGGCTGGCCTTTTTGATCCTGGCCGTATCCGGTGGCTGGATGTGGTGGCGACGGCGATCGCACCAACCCCGACCCGATTGGTTGCGGCCTTTCCATTATTGTGTCGGCGCAACCCTGGCAATCTTGGTGCTGATCTTGCTGGCGATCGGTATTATTGGCACACTGGGCCATTATGGGAGTTTGGGTCACTCAATTCACCTATATGCCGGATTAGCCGTCGTTGATCTGGTATTCCTGTCAGCCTGGAGTGCGATGCAAATTCAGCCCACTCGTCCCTGGGCCAGACGGCTACATTTGGCAATCAATGCCATGTTGCTGCTGGGATTCATAGCGGTTTCAGTCACTGGGTGGGCGGTTGTGCAAAAGTACCTGCCTTGAAGGGGGAATAGGGTGTAGGGTGTAGGGTGTAGGGTTAGAGGAGTATTTCCCTTGGTCGAGTTCAGTTCTCAAGTGCAGCCGGATGCTACGACAGCGTCAGAAACTCTGGTTGAGCCAGCCATCTTCAGAATTTCTCCCTTAATTCGCGTCACCTTGCTGAGTCTGTATGTTGCTCTTACGCTGCCGCTGCCCTTTTTACCGCAACTGGCTGGGCCAACAGTACCACCGCTGATTCTGTGGGTCGGGATTGGTCTGGGAGCGATCGCGCTGTATGGGGCATTAAGCGAACGGGTGGTGCTGGATGACGCGGGAATTCAAGTGATTTATCCTGTATGGATGGCTCCAATTTTTCGCAGAGGATGGTCGTTGTCCTGGTCTGAGGTACAGGCATTAAAGCCGCGTTCAACGGGACAGGGAGGATTAGTGTATTACTTCCTGAGTCGATCGGGAGAAGCATTTTTGTTGCCCATGCGAGTTGCGGGGTTTGCCCGTCTGGTGCGGCTGGTAGAAGCCAAAACGGGTATTGATACAACTGATGTGCGCCCTTTATCCCAACCCTGGATGTATCTGATCCTATTAGGGTTTACCCTGCTGCTGTTGCTGGTAGATAGCTGGATCATCTGGACGGCTTTCCACCTTGCTCCGACGACGATCGCGACTATGTTTATCAGCAATTTTCAGTAGCGGGCAGTGCCCACCCTACCGAGGTCGATCGTCCTTTATCTCACGCGACAACAACTTGCTACATCATGACGGTTTCCGCTTCTACTCCTCAACTTCAACTGGAGCAGGTTAGTTTAGCCCCCAATCTGTTTCGTTCGGCAAAAGTTAGTCCGAAAGACCTGGCGAGCGTCAATCCTTACTATCTGTTGCGGGACGTTTCGTTGCAGGTTTTTACAGGCGATCGCATTGCGATCATAGGGCCATCAGGGGCGGGAAAAACTAGCTTATTGAGACTGATTAATCGGCTGAATGAACCCACATCTGGAACGTTGTACTTTGAAGAGCAACCTTACTCCAAAATTCCGGTACTTCAGCTTCGTCAGCAAGTGGTGCTGGTCTTACAGGAATCAAAGTTGCTGGGGATGATGGTTCAGGATGCCTTGGCCTATCCACTGCAGTTACGGGGATTGGATAAGAAAACAATTCAAGCCCGTATGAGGGAATGGATCGAACGATTTCGTATCCCCTCTGATTGGCTAAACCGCACGGAACAACAACTGTCCGTTGGTCAGCGTCAGATTGTGGCGATCGCTCGTGCTGCCCTCACTCATCCCAAAGTACTGCTGCTCGATGAACCCACCTCGGCTCTGGATGCTGGTCGCAGCCAACAACTTCTGGATGTGCTCAATGAGCTATCAGCCAATCACGGCACCACCATTCTGATGATCAATCATCAACTCGATCTGGCCGAGCAGTTTAGCGATCGCATGGTGTATCTAGAGCAAGGACAGATCCTGCAAGACTATCCTTCCCAGCAGATAGACTGGCTTGCTCTCAAACAACAACTGCAATGCACCGAACAGCAACAGACTGAAGAATGGCTGTAAGTTGGCTCAATTTGGAGTTGTACCTCTGGAAAAAAGTAGATATTCTCAAGCTTGCCCATTTTCCCTAGAGCAGATTCTAGATGAGAAATTCGTTGGCTTGTAAGGTGAACAATCACTCACCCTGTTGCTTGAAATTTTCCAACAAAAAAGGCTCTACCAGCATATGGAAGAGCCAGGACTCAATCAAGAGGTTGAAACAGTAAACTCAATTCAGATAAAGAAGAATAAACAGGATTAAATGGCTTCTTGGTTTTTCTCACCAGTCCGGATTCGGACAATATCACTCACGGGAGTAATAAAGATCTTACCGTCTCCAATTTCACCCGTTCGAGCCGCCACAATAATCTTATCGACTACCATATCGACTTGACTGTCTTCAACGACAATCTCAACTTTGAGCTTCTGTAAAAACTCAACCGTATATTCTGACCCCCGATAGCGCTCGGTTTGTCCCTTTTGTCGTCCGAAGCCCCGGACTTCAGAAACAGTCATACCGACAATTCCGGCATTGACTAGGGCGATCTTGACTTCGTCCAGTTTAAATGGACGGATAATAGCCTCTACTTTCTTCAACTCCTTCACTCCTTAGCTTTTAAGTAGTTTCTAAGTGTGACCCGTTCTAGCCTGTCACTAATACTATTAGCATGACATTTTCTAACACCGTAAACGGTGGGGGTTTGTAACAAAAAATACATTCTGTTAAGCTGCGATCGTGGCCTTACTTGGCTTTCTGACCCATTAGCGGGAGGGGAGTAAGGGCCGAACGATCAGGAAACCCGTTCCAAAGGCTGAGACCACAATCAAACAGACTACCAGCACCAGCCACCAGGTACTGATTTCTCCAGAGTTTTCTACCGCTGCGATCGGGTGAGGTTGGCTGTCCTGGCCCGTAAGTACACGGGTGGGGGCGGGGCTAGCTGGAGCATCGGGAATTTCATTGGCTGAAGTAGCAGATACCAGATGAGCTGCTTCAGCGGCAGCGGTTGATTTTGCTGCCGTTGAATCGAGACTATCGTGGGCCGGGGCGATCGCTGGGGCAGTGAAATCCAGGGCTTCCAGATGGGAAGGAAAAGTCTCCAGCGTTCCCTGTCCTGAACGATAGGAGTCCGCCAGTTGACGCAGATGCAAGGTGGATTGAACGACCCGCTCAATTTCCAGGCGCAATTGCTGGTTTTGTTGAATTAAATGCTGATTTTCGGTTTTCAGGGAATGGAGGTCGCTCTTAGCGGTTTGCAACTCATTGGCGACTTCCCGATACAAAGAAAGAGGAACTGCAGGAGCTTGAGCCGCTCCTCTTGCAGCAGGAGTTGCTTTAGCCGATGGAGTTTCTGACCTGGGGTTGGCGTTAGAAGTCATACAGTGTCAGCCAGTACAAGAAAAATACGCCCACCAGAATAGACCCAATCTCACAAAATGCACGTTTTATTTGTTGAGAATTGCTACGAAGGGGAGGAGGGTTTGGGATGAGTGCCAGTTTCTAGTGCCAGGGGATAGAGGGGTTCTTTTCGTCGATCGCCATAGCTCATCTTTTACAATGGAGCGGCGGTCTTAAAAGCAAGTAGTTCATGAGTCAACCTTTTGTGCAGCAACCGAATGATTTAGTCACGGATCTGGAATCCTCCACTCCATCGACAGACGCGAAATATGGTGAACGAATCATTGCAGAAGGGCAATTGATTACCTTCCCCAATCCCAGAGTTGGTCGGCGTTACGAAATTCACGTCAGTTTGCCGGAGTTTACCTGCAAATGTCCGTTCTCGGGGTATCCCGACTTTGCCACCATTTATGTCACCTATGTCCCTGAT from Leptodesmis sichuanensis A121 includes:
- the lipB gene encoding lipoyl(octanoyl) transferase LipB — its product is MSDFANLSAKDFNPFLSFSGHRCCQVFHFGVVPYQEALAWQRSRVAKCKLDPALEDTLLLLEHPPVYTLGQGSDTRFLKFDPACSPVEVVRIERGGEVTYHCPGQLVGYPILNLAYYQKDLHWYLRQLEEVIIRVLAEYHLQGSRIPGLTGVWVEGYKVAAIGIKVSRWITMHGFALNVCPDLSGFQAIVPCGISDRPVGSLEQFVPGIQMSQVRQQVAIAFADVFQVQLIEA
- a CDS encoding ABC transporter ATP-binding protein; amino-acid sequence: MAQVVLENIYKSFQKGTGSREPGTESAPHPTAVLRNINLTIQDGEFMVLVGPSGCGKSTLLRLIAGLEEITGGNIYVGDRRINELPPKARDIAMVFQNYALYPHMTVYDNLAFGLRRTAGGSGESGAGSRGDEGDRGGQCKTQHSTLKTQNSLPLWAENLLIETTRKLPKGLQYQSEREKGIDQRVRNIAQILQIEPLLNRLPKQLSGGQKQRVALGRAMARDPQVFLMDEPLSNLDAKLRAETRSQIVKLQRRLGTTTIYVTHDQTEAMTMGDRIAVMNAGQIQQIASPLELYNRPANRFVAEFIGSPPMNFLPVQFKAPLLITHDPFRLTLPPAWEPALSRYDGRTLMLGIRPEHLSVGVPAPKNLHVQVELVEALGSETYLAVRLLDTGTRQPIFLQARIEPDHQVQVGADLWLTIAPDKLHLFDPATDLAIACPV
- a CDS encoding P-II family nitrogen regulator, whose product is MKELKKVEAIIRPFKLDEVKIALVNAGIVGMTVSEVRGFGRQKGQTERYRGSEYTVEFLQKLKVEIVVEDSQVDMVVDKIIVAARTGEIGDGKIFITPVSDIVRIRTGEKNQEAI
- a CDS encoding DUF4079 domain-containing protein; this translates as MNLPSFLWLWRIAAWSMGLSWLAFLILAVSGGWMWWRRRSHQPRPDWLRPFHYCVGATLAILVLILLAIGIIGTLGHYGSLGHSIHLYAGLAVVDLVFLSAWSAMQIQPTRPWARRLHLAINAMLLLGFIAVSVTGWAVVQKYLP
- the queF gene encoding preQ(1) synthase, with amino-acid sequence MSQPFVQQPNDLVTDLESSTPSTDAKYGERIIAEGQLITFPNPRVGRRYEIHVSLPEFTCKCPFSGYPDFATIYVTYVPDERVVELKALKLYINSYRDRYISHEEAVNQILDDFIAACEPLEIKVKGDFNPRGNVHMVVEVEHRKAVS
- the hpf gene encoding ribosome hibernation-promoting factor, HPF/YfiA family, coding for MKLVIQGKNIEITDAIREYVNQKIEKAVSHFQNLITEVDVHLSVARNPRVNSRQIAEVTMYLNGAVVRAEEGSENLYASIDLVADKISRQLRKYKEKRAAKHAPTKTAEALSDQPVVTDLLQDRAPELPAQVVRTKYFAMPPMSVQEALEHLELVDHDFYVFRNAETGEINVVYERNHGGYGVIQPRNGNGHTNAKNGKMAHAPTEVPSTPG
- a CDS encoding response regulator; protein product: MKTVLIVEDDLINARVFSKILTKRGGLAVQHTENVDEVMQIAQERGADIILMDVSLSRSMYQGKSVDGIKITQILKSDPNTADLPIILVTAHAMEGDRENFLKQSGADGYISKPVVDHQAFVDYVLELLPKTED
- a CDS encoding ABC transporter ATP-binding protein, whose protein sequence is MTVSASTPQLQLEQVSLAPNLFRSAKVSPKDLASVNPYYLLRDVSLQVFTGDRIAIIGPSGAGKTSLLRLINRLNEPTSGTLYFEEQPYSKIPVLQLRQQVVLVLQESKLLGMMVQDALAYPLQLRGLDKKTIQARMREWIERFRIPSDWLNRTEQQLSVGQRQIVAIARAALTHPKVLLLDEPTSALDAGRSQQLLDVLNELSANHGTTILMINHQLDLAEQFSDRMVYLEQGQILQDYPSQQIDWLALKQQLQCTEQQQTEEWL
- the gyrA gene encoding DNA gyrase subunit A, which encodes MAKQLNVLSGGQVITTALHTEMQQSYLEYAMSVIVGRALPDVRDGLKPVHRRILYAMHELGLTPDRPYRKCARVVGDVLGKYHPHGDQAVYDALVRMVQDFSSRYPLLAGHGNFGSVDDDPPAAMRYTETRLAPIGNEALLNEIGEATVDFIGNFDNSQQEPTVLPSQLPILLLNGSSGIAVGMATNIPPHNLGEVVDGLMALIDHPNLSDEKLLELIPGPDFPTGGEIVDTRGIWDAYTTGRGSIPVRGIAQIEEIQVGRGKHRRTAIVITELPFQVNKAGWIEKVAELVSQGKLDGISDIRDESDRDGIRVVIELKREANPHKLLNLLYKQTALQTNFGVIMLALDNGQPRQMPLRELMQRFLDFREETLTRRYQHELNQAENRRHIVEGLLIALENLDDIIDILRNAPDGSTAKAEFQAEFDLSDRQADAILAMPMRRLTGIEQENLQNEFDELTDRIADLERLLGDRRELLKSLKKDLRSLKKKYADDRRTRITPSPDPSSALPEEGNAKKQQAEESSTQASFFEEEIEDEETVLELTQRGYVRRISIKSFQRQNRNRNEDGPVTLTEGDDLVLQTQITSTAKEMIVLTRSGKAYSVRVGDIPQTSGRAKGTPLVTLLPPAAQSDPTGIVGHFMLPDHPQDKNLLILTQQGRVKRLPVEDFKGLTGRGLTALKLKDDDQIVSISLTEPDQQLIVATSGGRLLRVEINDDQLPIQSRTSQGQLVMRLGKREKLIGCVTASLGSVLLMVTEKGYAKRTPVATLRQSHPGELGAQGIQFASKTDALVGLLGLRPDLEVIFLSTQNRILRPDLTAIPMGGRDSTGDRIVKLERDEKIVAVSALQQILPGTSESAN